In Novosphingobium resinovorum, the following are encoded in one genomic region:
- the ptsP gene encoding phosphoenolpyruvate--protein phosphotransferase, protein MLADAFAASQAADLVRIDAQAADKTDAIRQVGQLLVAAGCVAPGYEESMVRREAVANTFLGSGLAIPHGLGEDKGLVRRDGIAILQLRDGIDWNPGQRAHIVVGIAANSDSHIAILRRLTRLIQDEARLAALIATDDPADFTRALGEDGAADAAAAPAVDLAHTAVWVVDYPSGLHARPASAWVEAARASAARLRVRHGDESADPRNLVALLQLGLRHGEEVTFSAEGANAEQALDRFVASVRRLTAREKEEAARAAEKREGPARAWKPSGTPRMIAGVAASPGLAIGRVHVLSAAELLVPNVPVDLATGGALLNEALTRTRAQMTALIDDTTRRLGASEAAIFKAQSELLEDTDLITLTCQLMVEGHGVAWSWHQAVERIAGKLSALGNPVLAARAADLHDVGRRVLAEIDPNLVTGTLADLPDVPSILVAADLSPSDTATLDTAKVAGIATSLGGPTSHSAILARTLGLPSVVAGGAELLATPSGTTVVVDGDGGRVWIDPSEDDLASARAWIEDLARQRAAEEAERGKPAVTRDGHRVEIAANVNRADQVAFALAQGGEGVGLMRTEFLFLERGDSPSEDEQVAAYRAMAEALGERPLIVRALDIGGDKQVPHLDLPREENPFLGVRGARLLLRRPDLLEPQLRALYRAAKDGGDLSIMFPMITSAHELIDLRRRCEAIRAEFEAPQVPIGIMIEVPAAAIQAASLAAHADFFSIGTNDLTQYTLAIDRQNPELAGDADSLHPAVLRMIAMTVEGAKAHGRWVGVCGGIAGDPFGAALLVGLGVNELSMTPRDIPAVKARLRASDRSELVELAARALAAEGAADVHALDGGAA, encoded by the coding sequence CCTCGCGATCCCGCACGGGCTGGGTGAGGACAAGGGCCTCGTCCGCCGCGACGGCATCGCCATTCTCCAGCTTCGCGACGGGATCGACTGGAACCCCGGCCAGCGCGCGCACATCGTCGTCGGTATCGCCGCCAATTCCGACAGCCACATCGCCATCCTGCGCCGCCTGACGCGGCTGATCCAGGACGAGGCCCGGCTGGCCGCGCTGATCGCCACCGACGACCCGGCGGATTTCACTCGCGCCTTGGGCGAGGATGGCGCTGCCGATGCCGCCGCCGCGCCCGCCGTCGATCTCGCGCATACCGCCGTCTGGGTGGTCGACTACCCCTCGGGGCTCCATGCCCGCCCGGCCTCGGCGTGGGTGGAGGCGGCCCGCGCCTCCGCCGCGCGGCTGCGCGTGCGCCATGGAGACGAGAGCGCCGATCCGCGCAACCTCGTCGCCCTGCTGCAACTGGGCCTGCGTCACGGCGAGGAGGTGACCTTCTCCGCCGAGGGCGCCAATGCCGAACAGGCGCTCGATCGTTTCGTCGCCTCGGTCCGCCGCCTTACGGCGCGCGAAAAGGAAGAGGCCGCGCGCGCCGCAGAAAAGCGCGAGGGACCTGCCCGCGCATGGAAGCCCTCGGGCACTCCGCGCATGATCGCCGGGGTTGCCGCCAGCCCCGGCCTTGCGATCGGCCGCGTTCACGTGCTCAGCGCCGCCGAACTCTTGGTTCCCAATGTCCCGGTCGACCTCGCCACCGGCGGCGCCCTGCTCAACGAGGCATTGACCCGCACCCGCGCGCAGATGACCGCGCTGATCGACGACACCACGCGCCGCCTCGGCGCATCGGAAGCGGCGATCTTCAAGGCGCAGTCCGAGCTGCTGGAAGACACCGACCTCATTACCCTGACCTGCCAGCTGATGGTCGAAGGTCACGGCGTCGCATGGTCGTGGCATCAGGCGGTCGAGCGCATCGCGGGCAAGCTCTCCGCGCTCGGCAATCCGGTGCTCGCGGCACGTGCTGCCGACCTGCACGACGTGGGCCGCCGCGTGCTGGCGGAGATCGACCCCAACCTCGTCACCGGCACTCTGGCAGACCTGCCCGATGTGCCCAGCATTCTCGTCGCCGCCGACTTGTCGCCGTCCGACACCGCGACGCTGGACACAGCCAAGGTCGCGGGGATCGCCACATCGCTCGGCGGGCCGACCTCGCACAGCGCGATCCTGGCCCGCACGCTCGGCCTGCCCTCGGTCGTCGCGGGCGGCGCGGAACTGCTGGCGACGCCTTCGGGCACCACGGTCGTCGTCGATGGCGACGGCGGGCGCGTGTGGATTGACCCTTCCGAAGACGACCTCGCCTCCGCCCGCGCCTGGATCGAGGACCTCGCGCGCCAGCGCGCGGCCGAGGAAGCCGAGCGCGGCAAGCCCGCCGTGACCCGCGACGGCCACCGCGTGGAGATCGCCGCCAACGTCAACCGCGCCGATCAGGTCGCCTTCGCACTGGCGCAAGGCGGCGAGGGGGTGGGCCTGATGCGCACCGAATTCCTGTTCCTCGAACGCGGCGACAGCCCTTCCGAAGACGAGCAGGTCGCCGCCTACCGCGCGATGGCGGAAGCCTTGGGAGAGCGCCCGCTGATCGTGCGCGCGCTCGACATCGGCGGCGACAAGCAGGTGCCGCACCTCGACCTCCCCCGTGAGGAGAACCCGTTCCTCGGCGTGCGCGGCGCCCGGCTGCTGCTGCGCCGCCCCGACCTGCTGGAGCCGCAACTGCGCGCGCTCTACCGCGCCGCAAAGGACGGCGGCGACCTCTCGATCATGTTCCCGATGATCACATCCGCGCATGAACTGATCGACCTGCGCCGGCGCTGCGAGGCGATCCGCGCCGAATTCGAGGCCCCGCAGGTGCCGATCGGCATCATGATCGAGGTTCCGGCGGCGGCGATCCAGGCGGCATCGCTGGCCGCCCATGCCGACTTCTTCTCGATCGGCACCAACGACCTCACCCAGTATACGCTCGCCATCGACCGGCAGAACCCGGAACTTGCTGGCGATGCCGACAGCCTGCACCCGGCCGTTCTGCGCATGATCGCGATGACGGTGGAGGGCGCGAAGGCGCATGGCCGCTGGGTCGGCGTGTGCGGCGGCATCGCCGGCGACCCGTTCGGCGCGGCGCTGCTCGTCGGCCTCGGCGTCAACGAGCTGTCGATGACCCCGCGCGACATTCCCGCGGTCAAGGCCCGCCTTCGCGCCTCCGACCGCAGCGAACTGGTAGAGTTGGCCGCCCGCGCGCTCGCCGCCGAGGGCGCTGCGGACGTGCACGCGCTGGATGGAGGAGCAGCCTGA
- the pfkB gene encoding 1-phosphofructokinase produces MRILTVAFNPAIDQTVTLDRLVPGEVHRARSVRQNAGGKGVNVASCLADWGEDVSAYGLLGSDNAASFDALFAVKGIEDRFIRIAGTTRVNLKLVDPAGTTDINLDGIAVDPGRAEMVAATICDAAREGDLVVLAGSLPPGCPPDTYAALTARLRAIGCRVVLDTSGLPMKCALESAQPPHVVKPNRDELSQLLARPLPDMVALLEAARTLRDGGVALVVVSMGADGALFVSDEGALTARLAIGEVASTVGAGDAMVAGITAALAEEASLERTARLATAFAVAKLGMAGPNLPALASVHALAEEVIVTPIETAATTAAGETR; encoded by the coding sequence ATGCGCATCCTCACCGTCGCGTTCAATCCGGCGATCGACCAGACCGTCACGCTCGACCGGCTCGTGCCCGGCGAGGTCCATCGCGCCCGCTCTGTGCGCCAGAATGCGGGCGGCAAGGGCGTCAACGTCGCCAGCTGCCTTGCCGACTGGGGCGAAGACGTGTCCGCCTACGGCCTGCTGGGCAGCGACAATGCCGCATCGTTCGATGCGCTGTTCGCCGTCAAGGGTATCGAGGACCGCTTCATCCGCATCGCCGGAACGACACGCGTGAACCTCAAGCTCGTCGACCCGGCGGGCACCACCGACATCAATCTGGATGGCATCGCAGTCGATCCCGGTCGCGCCGAAATGGTCGCCGCGACGATCTGCGATGCGGCGCGCGAGGGCGACCTCGTCGTGCTGGCGGGCAGTCTTCCTCCCGGCTGCCCGCCCGATACATACGCCGCGCTGACCGCGCGGCTGCGGGCGATCGGCTGCCGCGTGGTGCTCGACACCAGCGGCCTGCCGATGAAATGCGCGCTGGAAAGTGCCCAACCGCCGCACGTCGTGAAGCCCAACCGCGACGAACTGAGCCAGCTCCTGGCCCGCCCGCTGCCCGACATGGTCGCCCTGCTTGAAGCGGCCCGAACCTTGCGCGACGGTGGTGTAGCGCTGGTCGTCGTATCGATGGGGGCGGATGGCGCGCTGTTCGTCTCGGACGAAGGCGCCCTCACCGCCCGCCTCGCCATCGGCGAAGTGGCAAGCACCGTCGGCGCCGGTGACGCCATGGTAGCAGGCATCACCGCCGCGCTGGCCGAAGAGGCTTCGCTGGAGCGCACGGCGCGGCTCGCGACGGCCTTTGCGGTGGCCAAGCTGGGCATGGCGGGGCCGAACCTGCCCGCCCTCGCCAGCGTCCATGCGCTGGCCGAAGAAGTGATCGTCACCCCCATAGAAACAGCCGCGACGACAGCGGCGGGAGAGACCCGATGA
- a CDS encoding PTS fructose transporter subunit IIC, giving the protein MTKIFAVVEAGASAVQGVLAGEALRRAARTEGRTIEVEVRTEQGVLNPLAEDVPGADGVLLLVGGDADAALAERADRHVTLESVLADPAGALRFAPKNGPAATMQSPRIVAITSCPTGIAHTFMAAEGLSEGARQLGYPIRVETQGSVGAGTPLTAGEIAEADVVLIAADREVDRARFAGKRVFSSSTKPAISGGAKLIERALAEAQVQGGEAATGSEDKAPARQERAGPYKHLMTGVSFMLPFVVAGGLLIAIAFALGGIGANADAAKGTLAHTLFQIGAQGGFALIVPALAGYIAFSIADRPGIAPGMVGGMMAAQLGAGFLGGIAAGFIAGYGVEGLNRLIRLPKNLQGLKPVLILPLLGTLLTGLLMVYAVGAPVAAALAFLTEWLRSMQGSSALLLGVILGAMSAFDMGGPVNKAGYAFSVGLIASNVCTPMAATMAAGMTPPLAVALATRLFRDRFTPEEREAGGAAAVLGLAFITEGAIPFAARDPFRVIPSLMAGSAVAGAISMASGVELKVPHGGVFVLPIPGAVTHLAAYATAIVAGTLVSAVLVGLLKRKTATAA; this is encoded by the coding sequence ATGACCAAGATTTTCGCCGTCGTCGAGGCGGGCGCGTCCGCAGTTCAAGGCGTTCTGGCAGGCGAGGCCCTGCGCCGTGCCGCCCGGACCGAAGGCCGGACCATCGAGGTCGAGGTACGCACCGAACAGGGCGTGCTCAATCCGCTTGCCGAAGACGTTCCCGGTGCCGACGGCGTCCTTCTTCTGGTTGGCGGCGATGCGGACGCTGCGCTTGCCGAGCGTGCCGACCGCCATGTAACGCTGGAATCAGTGCTTGCCGATCCCGCCGGTGCGCTTCGGTTCGCACCGAAGAACGGCCCGGCAGCGACCATGCAGTCCCCGCGCATCGTCGCGATCACATCCTGCCCCACCGGCATCGCCCATACCTTCATGGCCGCCGAGGGCCTGAGCGAAGGCGCCCGGCAGCTCGGCTATCCGATCCGCGTGGAGACGCAAGGCTCGGTCGGCGCGGGTACGCCCCTGACCGCCGGGGAAATCGCCGAGGCCGACGTCGTGCTGATCGCCGCCGACCGCGAGGTCGATCGCGCGCGCTTCGCAGGCAAGCGCGTGTTCTCGTCCAGCACAAAACCCGCGATCTCCGGCGGCGCGAAGCTGATCGAACGCGCGCTGGCCGAAGCGCAAGTGCAGGGCGGCGAAGCGGCGACCGGGAGCGAGGACAAGGCACCTGCGCGACAGGAACGCGCCGGACCGTACAAGCACCTGATGACCGGCGTGTCGTTCATGCTGCCCTTCGTGGTGGCGGGCGGTCTGCTGATCGCGATCGCCTTCGCGCTCGGCGGCATCGGCGCCAATGCCGACGCCGCCAAGGGGACCCTGGCGCACACGCTGTTCCAGATCGGCGCGCAGGGCGGCTTTGCGCTGATCGTGCCCGCGCTTGCCGGATATATCGCCTTTTCCATTGCCGACCGACCCGGCATCGCGCCGGGCATGGTGGGCGGCATGATGGCCGCGCAGCTTGGCGCCGGATTCCTCGGCGGCATCGCGGCGGGGTTCATCGCGGGCTACGGCGTGGAGGGTCTCAACCGGCTGATCCGCCTGCCCAAGAACCTGCAAGGGCTCAAGCCTGTGCTGATCCTGCCGCTGCTCGGCACGCTGCTGACCGGCTTGCTGATGGTCTATGCCGTGGGCGCGCCGGTCGCCGCCGCGCTCGCCTTCCTGACCGAGTGGCTGCGTTCCATGCAGGGGTCGAGCGCGCTGCTGCTCGGCGTGATCCTTGGCGCGATGTCCGCGTTCGACATGGGCGGACCGGTCAACAAGGCAGGCTATGCCTTCTCGGTCGGCCTCATCGCCAGCAACGTCTGCACGCCGATGGCCGCGACGATGGCCGCCGGGATGACCCCGCCCCTCGCCGTGGCGCTGGCGACCCGCCTGTTCCGCGACCGCTTCACGCCCGAGGAGCGCGAGGCCGGCGGCGCCGCCGCCGTGCTCGGCCTCGCCTTCATCACCGAGGGCGCGATCCCCTTCGCCGCGCGCGATCCGTTCCGCGTCATCCCTTCGCTGATGGCCGGATCGGCGGTTGCGGGCGCAATCTCGATGGCATCCGGGGTGGAGCTTAAAGTGCCGCACGGCGGCGTCTTCGTCCTGCCGATCCCCGGCGCGGTGACGCACCTTGCCGCTTATGCGACGGCCATCGTCGCCGGAACGCTGGTGAGTGCGGTGCTCGTCGGCCTGCTCAAGCGCAAGACTGCCACGGCGGCCTGA
- a CDS encoding carbohydrate porin, with translation MTALPIKGACLAGVAALALSIAPAFAQSADEAETPKTSQPLADDGITLALSYTGEAAGNVTGGLRRDAAYAGQVYVGADLDMDRIAGIGGGTLHAAVTNRHGKSLSDLAIGNNTSVQEIWGTQNTHLAILTWEQHLLNDRLVIEAGRSQANIHFLNSPLYCQFQGNSGCGNPTFVFKNSNFTYFPASSWMVHAKTRIAEHVFAHVGAYEVNPDRKRASDHGTGFGIGNATGVIVPWELSRESGEAARLPSRYILGGWIDKGDYADPLRDDMGGIAILSGRAAQTRNGRSGLYVRFEQQVTRPDPTSKRGLSIYGVAMTNLSGRVEESRFWDLGLVQTGTFEGRDEDSLGFMISDQRFSDLAMQRMRAADLAAGGSGKASRHEVMMELSYSAQVGPAIRLSPNIQYILNPDRTGAPERARPTDDALIIGCKFTVDAMKL, from the coding sequence ATGACGGCCCTGCCGATCAAGGGCGCCTGCCTTGCAGGCGTCGCCGCCCTCGCCTTGTCCATCGCACCTGCCTTCGCCCAGTCGGCAGATGAGGCCGAGACGCCGAAGACTTCCCAGCCGCTCGCGGACGACGGCATTACCCTCGCCCTCAGCTATACCGGAGAGGCGGCGGGTAACGTCACCGGCGGCCTGCGGCGCGATGCCGCTTATGCCGGGCAGGTCTATGTCGGCGCCGACCTCGACATGGACCGCATCGCCGGGATCGGTGGCGGCACGCTCCATGCCGCCGTCACCAACCGCCATGGCAAGAGCCTTTCTGATCTGGCGATCGGCAACAACACTTCGGTGCAGGAAATCTGGGGCACGCAAAACACCCACCTCGCGATCCTGACTTGGGAGCAGCACCTGCTGAACGACCGGCTGGTGATCGAGGCAGGTCGCAGCCAGGCCAACATCCACTTCCTCAATTCGCCGCTCTACTGCCAGTTCCAGGGTAATTCGGGCTGCGGCAACCCGACTTTCGTGTTCAAGAACAGCAACTTCACCTATTTCCCGGCGTCCAGCTGGATGGTCCATGCCAAGACGCGCATCGCCGAGCACGTCTTCGCGCATGTCGGCGCCTACGAGGTAAACCCTGACCGCAAGCGTGCCAGCGATCATGGCACCGGCTTCGGCATCGGCAATGCGACCGGCGTGATCGTGCCGTGGGAACTGAGCCGGGAGAGCGGCGAGGCGGCCCGCCTGCCCTCACGCTACATCCTGGGCGGCTGGATCGACAAGGGCGACTATGCCGATCCCCTGCGCGACGACATGGGCGGCATCGCCATCCTCTCCGGCCGCGCGGCGCAGACGCGCAATGGCCGGTCCGGACTTTACGTCCGCTTCGAGCAGCAGGTGACCCGCCCCGATCCGACATCGAAGCGGGGCCTGAGCATCTACGGCGTTGCCATGACCAACCTGTCGGGCCGGGTCGAGGAAAGCCGCTTCTGGGACCTCGGCCTCGTCCAGACCGGCACGTTCGAGGGGCGGGACGAAGACAGCCTGGGCTTCATGATCAGCGACCAGCGCTTCAGCGACCTGGCCATGCAGCGCATGCGCGCCGCCGATCTCGCCGCTGGGGGAAGCGGCAAGGCGTCCCGCCACGAGGTGATGATGGAGCTGTCCTACAGCGCGCAGGTGGGGCCGGCGATCCGGCTGTCGCCGAACATCCAGTACATCCTCAACCCCGACCGGACGGGCGCCCCGGAGCGCGCACGACCTACCGACGATGCCCTGATCATCGGTTGCAAGTTCACGGTGGACGCCATGAAGCTCTGA
- a CDS encoding TolC family protein: protein MSRRVILGHLSVLPLLALSVPVMAQPMPETVDLQTVLTLARTSSPRVEAEEQDIAGAQADRQIVNVLPNPEVSYAGSYQPGGITNFEGRRAHEATVELPLDLGGKRRARVAAADRRIDAARSRVAVSRLDFMTEAGSAFVALLSAQDTVGVRRDAMAELDRLRGMVAGRRASGMASDYDVARVDVEIESARADLVEAESAAIDARTDLANALGFPGWHPSASGSLDQVPGTGGSPAQSAEALPAVAAALDEQNAVKADVVTARRERFPEVSVNGGRFWTTGPFGATYSAGLTLEVPLFDRRNGAVRKAEAEARAAELRTEIAKAKALAEIDRYAALVEVRTAALDTFNRRIGGKLDALGRMAEDSYRLSGGSVIELIDATRSRFDNLATQVSLSARLADARLRLRLSREDGSDDTALTAR, encoded by the coding sequence ATGAGCCGACGTGTAATTCTGGGCCACCTTTCCGTCCTGCCGCTGCTGGCCCTTTCGGTTCCGGTGATGGCGCAACCGATGCCGGAAACCGTCGATCTCCAGACGGTGCTCACTCTGGCGCGAACCTCCAGCCCGCGCGTGGAAGCCGAGGAGCAGGACATCGCGGGCGCGCAGGCGGACCGGCAGATAGTGAACGTGTTGCCTAATCCCGAGGTTTCCTATGCCGGATCCTATCAGCCGGGCGGGATCACCAACTTCGAGGGGCGGCGCGCGCACGAAGCCACCGTCGAACTTCCCCTCGATCTGGGCGGCAAGCGCCGTGCGCGGGTCGCGGCGGCGGACCGCAGGATCGATGCCGCCAGATCGCGCGTCGCGGTGTCGAGGCTGGACTTCATGACCGAGGCAGGCAGCGCCTTCGTCGCATTGCTGAGCGCGCAGGACACCGTCGGCGTGCGCCGGGATGCGATGGCCGAACTGGACCGGCTTCGCGGCATGGTGGCGGGACGGCGGGCATCGGGGATGGCCAGCGACTATGATGTCGCCCGCGTCGATGTGGAGATAGAATCCGCCCGCGCCGATCTGGTCGAGGCCGAGAGTGCCGCTATCGATGCCCGCACCGACCTTGCCAATGCCCTGGGCTTCCCGGGGTGGCATCCCAGCGCTAGCGGCAGCCTTGATCAGGTGCCCGGCACCGGCGGCAGTCCCGCCCAATCCGCCGAAGCGCTTCCCGCGGTTGCGGCCGCACTGGACGAGCAGAACGCCGTGAAAGCCGACGTGGTCACGGCCCGGCGCGAGCGTTTCCCGGAAGTCTCGGTGAACGGCGGGCGTTTCTGGACGACCGGCCCGTTCGGCGCGACCTATTCGGCAGGGCTGACGCTGGAAGTGCCGCTGTTCGACCGCCGCAATGGCGCCGTCCGCAAGGCCGAAGCCGAAGCGCGGGCAGCCGAACTGCGCACCGAAATCGCCAAAGCCAAAGCGCTCGCTGAAATCGACCGCTACGCCGCACTGGTCGAAGTGCGCACCGCCGCGCTCGATACCTTCAACCGCAGGATCGGAGGAAAGCTGGACGCGCTGGGGCGTATGGCCGAGGATTCCTATCGTCTGAGCGGTGGTTCGGTCATCGAACTGATCGATGCCACGCGATCACGCTTCGACAATCTGGCCACACAGGTCAGTCTGTCAGCCAGACTTGCCGATGCGCGGCTCCGCCTTCGCCTTTCGCGGGAGGATGGTTCCGACGATACGGCGCTGACGGCCCGGTAA
- a CDS encoding efflux RND transporter permease subunit yields MLSRLIEFSVHRRVVVLVLAGILAVFGIRAYHNLSIEAFPDVTNAQVQVITQMPGYAAAEVERQVTIPLERALNGTPRMTLLRSENLFGLSIITLVFDDDADPFDSRMVVGQRLGDAELPEGVTPALAPESTPLGKIYRFRITSDRHDLFAIRSEMQWTVTRMLRQVQGVADVVPFGGYLKEIQVQPDPAKLYAAGISLDTLEETLNKANLNVGGGFLRTGDQELTVRGIGVIQTPEDIKQVPLKAKDGTALTIGDVATIQTAPTPRRGSVSYNDQREVVEGLVLMRRGENPSLVLEGIHDQVKRLNDTILPKGMKIVPVYDRSELVGHTIGTVQDNLLHGFILVIAIVWLFLRSVTGSAVVSVVIPLSLLTAFIGLSLLGLPANLISMGAIDFGILVDGAVVLVEAVMHAMQTERPQDKKAILKLVIASAIDVGRPTFYSMLIIIAALLPVFTLQSVEGRMFRPLALTYAFALTGALVFALTVVPALCAVMFKPKHADIIEPRWIGWLRERYRSLLDGILRARVIAMVGAVALLMAGAIAVDRLGTEFLPELDEGDIAIFVEMPNSIALEKAQDVLQEVHRRIRAIPEVRDVHSEHGRPEDGTDNEGVNMVKTFVRLLPEENWHTGKTKAQIIEQMRHSLAGIPGVRFNFSQPIKDSVEEAVAGVRGKVVLKIFGTDLTVMRQTLLKAVDAIKPIRGVTELDLYRDALGPQLQIQLDRAALARADVSIEDAQRTIETALAGRVTTEFWDGERPVPVRLILPSPSRDDADKISALPIMTPGGARVPLGQLARITVENGPTTIVREGNIRFLALKFNVEGRDMGSTVNDAIAAVNAKVKPPEGHYFVWGGEFENQQRAAKRLQIVVPVALLLVLCLLYAAMNSGRSAIAIIATIPFALTGGAFALLVAGVPLSVSAAVGFIALLGQVSLMGVLVLSAAEERRRAGMDLLPALLDGAVDRLRPVLMASSLAMLGLLPMVVSSGIGSETQRPFALVVVGGMVTTLIVALLILPVIYSYITPGKLQTPEEADA; encoded by the coding sequence ATGCTGTCTCGTCTCATCGAATTCTCGGTTCATCGCCGCGTCGTTGTGCTGGTGCTTGCGGGCATCCTCGCAGTGTTCGGCATCCGGGCCTATCACAACCTTTCCATCGAAGCCTTTCCCGACGTCACCAACGCGCAAGTGCAGGTCATCACCCAGATGCCGGGTTATGCCGCGGCAGAGGTGGAGCGGCAGGTCACCATCCCGCTGGAGCGTGCGCTGAACGGCACGCCGCGCATGACCTTGCTGCGCAGCGAAAACCTGTTCGGCCTTTCCATCATCACGCTGGTGTTCGACGACGATGCCGATCCGTTCGACAGCCGCATGGTGGTGGGCCAGCGCCTTGGCGATGCGGAACTGCCGGAAGGCGTCACGCCCGCGCTGGCGCCGGAATCGACGCCGCTGGGGAAGATCTACCGCTTCCGCATCACCAGCGACCGTCACGACCTGTTCGCGATCCGCTCCGAGATGCAGTGGACCGTCACACGCATGCTGCGGCAGGTCCAGGGCGTGGCCGATGTCGTGCCTTTCGGCGGTTACCTCAAGGAAATCCAGGTCCAGCCCGATCCGGCCAAACTCTACGCGGCGGGGATCAGCCTGGACACGCTGGAAGAGACGCTGAACAAGGCGAACCTCAACGTCGGCGGCGGGTTCCTGCGCACCGGCGATCAGGAACTGACGGTGCGTGGCATCGGCGTGATCCAGACCCCGGAAGACATCAAGCAGGTTCCGCTCAAGGCCAAGGACGGCACCGCGCTGACCATCGGCGACGTCGCCACGATCCAGACCGCGCCGACCCCGCGCAGAGGCTCGGTATCCTACAACGACCAGCGCGAGGTGGTCGAAGGGCTAGTGCTGATGCGGCGGGGAGAGAACCCCTCGCTGGTGCTCGAAGGCATCCACGATCAGGTCAAGCGGCTGAACGATACGATCCTGCCCAAGGGCATGAAGATCGTGCCCGTCTACGATCGCAGCGAACTGGTCGGCCATACGATCGGGACGGTGCAGGACAACCTGCTGCACGGCTTCATTCTGGTCATCGCCATCGTCTGGCTGTTCCTGCGCAGCGTGACCGGATCGGCGGTGGTCTCGGTGGTGATCCCGCTGTCACTGCTGACCGCCTTCATCGGCCTGAGCCTGCTGGGGCTTCCGGCCAACCTGATATCGATGGGCGCGATCGACTTCGGCATTCTGGTCGATGGCGCGGTGGTGCTGGTCGAGGCGGTGATGCACGCCATGCAGACCGAACGGCCGCAGGACAAGAAGGCCATCCTCAAGCTGGTGATCGCATCGGCCATCGATGTGGGGCGCCCGACATTCTACTCGATGCTGATCATCATCGCCGCGCTGCTGCCGGTCTTCACCCTGCAGTCGGTGGAGGGCCGCATGTTCCGCCCGCTGGCGCTGACATATGCCTTCGCGCTGACCGGCGCGCTGGTGTTCGCGCTGACGGTGGTGCCTGCCTTGTGCGCCGTGATGTTCAAGCCGAAGCACGCCGATATCATCGAGCCGCGCTGGATCGGCTGGCTGCGCGAACGATACCGGTCCCTGCTGGATGGCATCCTGCGCGCACGCGTGATCGCCATGGTAGGCGCGGTGGCACTGCTGATGGCGGGCGCGATCGCGGTGGACCGGCTTGGCACCGAATTCCTGCCCGAACTCGATGAAGGCGACATCGCGATCTTCGTCGAGATGCCCAACAGCATCGCGCTGGAAAAGGCGCAGGACGTGCTGCAGGAGGTCCACCGGCGTATCCGCGCGATCCCGGAAGTGCGCGACGTCCACAGCGAGCACGGCAGGCCCGAAGACGGCACCGACAACGAAGGCGTCAACATGGTCAAGACCTTCGTGCGCCTGCTGCCCGAGGAGAACTGGCACACCGGCAAGACCAAGGCCCAGATCATCGAACAGATGCGTCATTCTCTGGCCGGGATTCCGGGCGTGCGCTTCAACTTTTCGCAGCCGATCAAGGACAGCGTCGAGGAAGCGGTGGCAGGCGTGCGCGGCAAGGTTGTGCTCAAGATTTTCGGCACTGATCTGACCGTGATGCGCCAAACGCTGCTGAAGGCGGTCGATGCGATCAAGCCGATCCGCGGCGTCACCGAACTGGACCTCTACCGCGATGCGCTGGGGCCGCAGTTGCAGATCCAGCTGGACCGCGCGGCGCTTGCCCGTGCGGACGTGTCGATCGAAGATGCGCAGCGGACGATCGAGACCGCTCTTGCGGGCCGCGTCACGACCGAATTCTGGGACGGTGAACGTCCGGTGCCGGTGCGGCTGATCCTGCCGTCTCCCTCGCGCGACGATGCCGACAAGATCAGCGCCTTGCCGATCATGACCCCGGGCGGTGCGCGCGTGCCCTTGGGCCAGCTTGCCCGGATCACGGTGGAGAATGGTCCCACCACGATCGTGCGCGAAGGCAATATCCGGTTCCTAGCCCTCAAGTTCAACGTCGAGGGGCGCGACATGGGCTCGACCGTCAATGATGCGATCGCCGCCGTGAATGCCAAGGTAAAGCCGCCGGAAGGCCACTACTTCGTCTGGGGCGGCGAGTTCGAGAACCAGCAGCGGGCCGCCAAGCGGCTGCAGATCGTGGTTCCCGTCGCGTTGCTGCTGGTCTTGTGCCTGCTCTACGCCGCGATGAACAGCGGGCGCAGCGCCATCGCGATCATCGCCACGATCCCTTTCGCGTTGACCGGCGGCGCCTTCGCGTTGCTGGTCGCCGGGGTGCCGCTGTCGGTCAGCGCGGCGGTGGGCTTCATCGCCTTGCTGGGGCAGGTGTCGCTGATGGGCGTGTTGGTGCTGTCCGCTGCCGAAGAGCGGCGGCGGGCGGGCATGGACCTGCTTCCTGCCCTGCTGGACGGTGCGGTGGACCGCTTGCGGCCGGTGCTGATGGCGTCCTCGCTGGCGATGCTGGGACTGCTGCCGATGGTCGTCTCCAGCGGCATAGGCAGCGAGACGCAGCGGCCCTTCGCGCTCGTCGTCGTGGGCGGCATGGTGACGACGCTGATCGTCGCGCTGCTCATCCTGCCGGTGATCTACAGCTACATCACGCCGGGCAAACTCCAGACCCCCGAGGAGGCCGACGCATGA